In the Aggregatilinea lenta genome, CATCGACGACTACTTCGACTCGATGCGCTTCACCGCCTCGCTGATCGCGCACTTCGCGGAAGCGACGGCTTAAAGCGCGCGAGTTTGGTACACTCTGAGCACAGCGTTCACCAAAATGAGAAAGGGATTTAACCGCATGGCAAAAGAATATAAGTCACCGCCGGAAATGGTGATCGACCCGGCCAAGACCTATACCGCGACCTTCAAAACCGAAGTGGGCGACATCGTGGTGGATCTGTTCGCCAAAGAAGCGCCGATCACGGTCAACAACTTTGTATTCCTGGCGCGCGACGGCTTTTACGACAACACGACCTTCCACCGCGTGATCAACGGCTTCATGGCCCAGGGCGGCGACCCGACCGGGACCGGGCGCGGCGGCCCCGGCTACAAATTCAACGACGAGCCGGGCGCGCTGGCGCTCAAGCACGACACCGCCGGGATACTGAGCATGGCGAACGCCGGAGCCAACACTAACGGCAGCCAGTTCTTCATCACGCACGGTCCGACACCGCACCTCAACGGGAAGCACGGCGTCTTCGGGCAGGTCCACGGCAAGGACAGCATCGACGTGCTGATGAAGATCCCGGAGCGCGACCCCATGCGCGCCCGCGAACCCGGCACGACCATCAACACGATCGAGATCACTGAGGCGTAGCGCGTTTAACTGCCCGGCCCTTCCCTCCTTACGAGGGAAGGGCGTAAAACTCTCCTACGAAGCATCGTTTTCTCCCCTGTCCAGCCCAGACTGGAGAGGGGCCGGGGATGAGGTCTCCACGATCACCGGACCTGTTTGTTAATCCGCATCGGTACGCCCCTACCGCCGCTCCTGCGTTCCAGCCCACTGCGCACCACCCGCCGCCAACAAGATCGTTGCCGAGCCGTCGCGGACCCGTTATCATCTCCCCCATGAGCAAAAACGATCACGCACTCACCCGGCGCGGCCCCGACCAGCGCGTATGGTACATCGTGGCCCACGCGACCAGCATGATCCAGGCGGAGATCCCCGCCGGGCTGCTGCGCAGCGCAGGCATCCCGGTCTATTTGTTCCGCGAGGCCGCCAGCACCGCGATCCCGGTATCTTACGGACTGCTGGGCAACATCGACATCGCCGTGCCGGAGGACTTCTACGCCGAGGCAATGACGCTGCTCGAAGAAGGTGATGTAGAAGCAGACGATGCGCTTCCGCCCGGCGACGACACGGACCCGTAAACGGCTGCGCGCCCGATCAGACCTGCTTTCCCCGGCACATTCAGCGAGAACACTTTATGTCCGATTCTTCTGTCCATCGCGCGCCCGATGCGCTGGATAGCTCTCACGGTTCGAGGCGAGTGCGTGCGGCGCGCTGGCACCTGCTGCTGGCCCCCGCGTTTGGACTGGCGCTGTTCCTGGGATGGACGCTGCTGGCCGGGTCCGGTCTGTATGCGGACTTTATCGTGCCTTCCCCGGCGGCAGTCGCGGATCGCTGGTGGCAGATCGCGTCGGATGGCTCGCTGCTGCGCCACGCGGCGGTCACGCTGCGCGAGGTACTCACCGGCCTCATCCTCGGCATCTTCGCCGCGTTCACGTTGGGGTATCTCATCGCCAAAAGCCGGATCATTGCCTACACCCTGACGCCTTACCTCGTCGCGCTGCAAGCGATCCCGATCGTCGCCATCGCGCCGCTGCTGATCATCTGGTTCGGCGCGGGCATCGTCAGCAAAGTGATCGTCTGCGCGCTGCTGGTGTTCTTCCCGATGCTGATCAATACCATGCTCGGCATCCGCAACATTCCCGGCGAGCTGCGCGACCTCATGGATTCGTTGGAAGCGACGCCGGTGCAGACGTTCTGGCACCTGGAGCTGCCCGCCGCGCTGCCGATCATGATCGGCGGGCTGAAGGTCAGCGCCACACTGTCGGTGATCGGCGCAGTGGTGGGGGAGTTCGTCAGCGCCAACGCCGGGCTGGGCTACCTGATCAACTTTGGGCGCGGAGTGTACGACACGCCGCTGGTGATCGCCGCTGTGTTTACGCTGACCGCGCTCGCCCTGACGCTCTACGGGCTGGCCGCCTGGATGGAAGCGCTGCTGCTCGGCTGGCAGAAGGTCAGCCGGTAGTCGGGAAAAGAGCAGTCGTTAGTCGTTAGTTTTAGTGATTGGTCAAGAACAAAAGCAAAAACAGGCAAAAGTAAAACCGGGCGGGTTGATGCTCTTTAACTTTTAAATCCGGACAAAACCAGGGCGGGTTTCTAACCCGCCTCTACAACCCCCCGTTGGGTGGCTTTTCTCCCCTTTCCAGCCCAGACTGGAGAGGGGCCGGGGGTGAGGTCGCGACGATTTTTGCTTTTACTAAAAACTGACAACTGATCACTAAAAACTACTTTTTGTGTTGTCGCTGGCCGATCCTGAGCGCTATCCACTGGAGGAACTCCTTATGCAAATGCGTCGCTCTCGCATCCGCAACCGCGTCATGGTGCTGGCGCTCATCGCGCTGATCGTCGTCGGGCTGCTGCTCGCCGCCTACGCCCTGACCCAGGAGGAAGACGCCCCGCCGGACCAAACCCACGTCACCCTGTTCCTGAGCTACGTGCCAAGCGTGCAGTTCGCGCCTGTTTACATCGCCATAGAACGCGGCTACTTCGCGGATGAAGGGATCGACATCGAGATCGAAAACAGCTTCAACGAGGCGGACGGCGTGCAGCGCCTGGGCAGCAACGACCTCGAGTTCGGTATCGTCAGCGGCGAGCAGGTCGTGCTGGGGCGCGGGCAAAACCTGCCGCTCGTCTACGTGATGGAATGGTATCACCGCTTTCCGGTCGGCATCGTCTCGCCCGTCGACGAGGGCATCACGGAGCCTGCCGACCTCGCGGGGCGCATCGTGGGCGTGCCGGGGCCATACGGCGCGAGTTACCTGGGGCTGCGCGCGCTGCTGGCCTCCGCCGACCTGACCGAAGCCGACCTGGGCGAGCTGCGCTCGATCGGGTTCGCCGCACCCGAAGAGATCTGCCAGGGGCAGGTCGAGGCGGCGGCGGTGTACATCGCCAACGAACCGCTGACCATCGAGCAGGAATGCACCGAGGTCAACGTGATCGAGGTGTCCGATTACACGAATCTGGTCGCCAACGGACTGGTCACCAACGAGCAAACGATCGGCGATAACCCCGACCTCGTGCGCGGCATGGTGCGCGCCATTCTGCGCGGCATCGCCGATACGCTGGCCGACCCGGACACCGCCTTCCAGATCAGCGTGGAGAAGTACGTCACAGATCTGCCGGAAGACCAGTACGACACGCAGCGGCAGGTGCTGCAAAACTCGCTCGCACTGTGGCAGTCCGACCGTCCCGGTGCAGTCGATCCAGAAGCCTGGGATCGCACGCAGACCATCCTGCTCGACACTGGCCTGCTGACCGCTCCGCTGGATGACCTCAGCGCCGGGTACAATATGAGCTTCTTGCCGGAGTAGGACGCCGCCCCATGCCCAACGACACCATTCTCGCCGCCGAACACATCCACCACACCTACGCCAGCCCGACCGGTGACGTGCCCGCCCTGGACGACGTGACATTGGAACTGGCGCGTGAATCGTTCGTGTGTCTCGTGGGGCCGAGCGGTTGCGGTAAAAGCACGATGCTGCGTATCCTCGCCGGGCTGCTCAGTCCCACCAGCGGGCGCGTCCTGCTCGACGACCAGCCGGTCACGCACGCGGTGCGGCGCATTGGCGTGATGTTCCAAAAAGCCAACCTGATGCCCTGGCGCACGGTGTACGGCAACCTCGTGCTGCCGCTGGAACTGTCGAGCCTGCCCGCCGCCGAGCAAGACGAGCGCGCGGCGAGCATGCTCGACCTGATCGGGCTGACGAACTTTGCCGATGCCTATCCCGCCGAGCTGTCGGGCGGCATGGCGCAGCGCGTTGCGATTGGCCGCGCGCTGATCTATTACCCCGAGGTGCTGCTGCTGGACGAGCCGTTCGGCGCGCTCGACGCGCTGACGCGCGAGCAAATGAGCGAGGAGCTGCTGCGCATCTGGGCGCGGCATCGCAAGACAGTGTTGATGGTCACGCACAGCATCCCTGAAGCGGTGCTGCTGGCGGACCGGGTGCTGGTGATGAGTCCGCGACCGGGACGTATCATCGCGGACGAGACGATCCCGCTGCCGCGCCCGCGCTCGCTCGACCTGATGCACCAGCCGGAGTTCGTCGCGCTGACGGAGCGCCTGCGGCACCACATCCGCCGGACGTAAAGCAGGGCCGGTTACTCGTTCAAGCGGCGCGTCACGTTCCCAATGATCTCGTCAGAGCACTCTTCGATGGGCTTATCGGTGACGTTCACCACGGAGAACTGGCGCTGGCGGTACAACCGCATGGCAAAATCGATCTCGTCCTGCAGGGCATCGGGATCGGTGTAACTGCTGCCGCGACTTAAACCCAGGCCAGACTGGCGGTGGAGTCGCCACATCAGCAGCACAGCAGGATCGGCTGTGAGACCCACCACCCGGCGCGGGTCGATCTCGAACAATTCCTGAGGCGGCGTAACATCCACAATCAACGGGACATTGGCGACCTTCCAGCCGCGCGTCGAAAGGTACATACTCAGCGGGGTTTTGCCGACCCGCGAAACCCCCAGCAGCACAATTTCCGCGTCGCCCAGTTCTTTTGCGTTTAGCCCGTCGTCGTGCCTGATTGTAAAGTTGATCGCCTCGATGCGCCGGAACTGCTCCTCGCGCATCTGCCGGTACAGGCCGGGCTGTCCCAGAGGTGACTGACCGAGCATGTGCGCCAGCGTTGTCAGGACCTGGCCGATAGCATCGATGGCAACGACGTTGCGATTGCGGGCCATCTCGATCAGCGCGATCCGCAGTTGGAGATCCACCAGAGTGTGCACGATAAACCCGCCCGTGCTCATCGCCTCTTTCACCACAGCATCGAGCTGTCCCACCGTTTTGACGTGCGGCACGATGCGGATTGGCACGTTCGCACTGTTGAACTGGGCCAGCGCAGTCCGTACCAACTGCTCGCCGCTGGCTCCGACGCCGCCTGACACGATAAATACCGGGGGAGTGTTCATCGTTTGTCCTGTTCGCAAGCCTACGCGGAGATTATAGACAAACGCGCGTCGTGAGGGCTGGCGGGCGAAGGGGTGTCGAAGCAAGAAGCGGCAAGTCGGTGATCTACCGCGGCAAAACTACGTTCAACAAGACGCGGACCAACCAGAGCGTATTATGTGCTTTTTGAGCGAGAGCGCTGGTTTCTCACTCGCTCGCTTCCCCGCGATCCGTGGGGGCGGGGCTTGGTCCGCCCGTTAAAAGAAACACGGGTAGAGGTTGCTTTACCCCTACAGTAATCGACCCTGGTGCACTATGTCGAGCGCCTCGCGTTCGGGAAACGAGCGACCTTGTTCCGTTAACTTAATGCCTCAGGATGATATCAGCAGCCTTTCGCTGCGATCAGGCTTTGTTCGCTTTGATGCGGCGCTCGATCTCGTCGTCGGGCGGCAGGGGGAAGATCATGCCGAAGGTGCTGCCCTGGCCGGGGCTGCTCTGCACGAACACACGCCCGCCGTGCTGCTCCGCCACCGACTTCACAATCGACAGGCCGAGGCCGGTCCCCTTCACGTCGCGGGAGGTCGCAGCGGCGCGGTAGAAGCGCTCGAACAGGCGGGTCTGCGCTTCGGGCGAGACGCCAGGGCCGTTGTCCTGCACTTCGAGGTAGACGTCATACTCGCGCGCGTAGGCGCGCACTGTGATCGTGCCGCTGGGTGGCGTGTACTTGTTCGCGTTGCTCAACAGGTTGATCAGCGCGCGGTGCAGCCAGTGCATGTCGCCCAGAATGTATGGCAGGTAGTCGGGCACGTCCACGTTCAGCGATTGGCCGCGCTCTACGAAGCCCGGCCCGGTGTCTACGATGCCGCGCTCCACCAGCTCGCGCACGTCCACCGGATCGGACCGGACACCCACGCCGCTTTCGATGCGCTCCAGGTTGAGCAGATCGTCGATCAGATCCTGCATGCGGTTGATGCTCTGCTGCGCCAGGTCGATGACCTCTTCGTGCATCTCCGACAGGCCACCCAGGTCATTGTGCAACATGCGCAGCGCATTGACCGTCGTGGCGAGCGGATTGCGCAGGTCATGCGCGGCGGCGCGGATGAAGTTGATGCGCGATTGTTCCGCCTCGCGCAAAAAGGTCATGTCGCGCACGACCATTACCCAGCCCTCGGCGTGCTGGTTTTTTTCCAGCCGTTGACCGGCATAGACGGGCGAAACGATGGCCGCCAGGAAGCGCCCGTCCTCCAGCGTCGCCTCGAACACGACATTGCCGCCCCCGCCCAGGTCCATCGCGCGGCGCAACCCTTCGCGCAGCCTGGCGGGCAGGGACGCATTGCGCAGCTGCGTGCCGATCAAGTCGTCTGCGCTGATGTCAAACAGCGCCTCGGCGGTAGCGTTCACCAGATTGATGCTGCCGTAGCTGTCAGTGGCGATGATCGCGTCGCCGGAGGAGTGCAGCACCGCGCCCAGGCGGCTCGACTGCTCGTGCGCGTGCTCGTACTGGCGTGCGTTGTCCAGTGCAATGCCCACCTGATCCGCGATGGCGCGCAGCATGTCGATCTCGCCCGCGCCGAACTCGTACGACGCGTAATTCATCACGCTGAGGATGCCCACAACGCGCCCGCGTGCGTGCATCGGCACCAGCGCCATCGCCTGCACCCCTTCCTGCGCGAACTCCGGCACGTGCAGACGCGGGTCGTTGCTCACCTCGCCGGTAATCATCACCTCGTCATTGCGCACGACCATGCCCGACATGCCCTTGCCCAGCGGGATGCGCATCGGCTGGCTGACGAAGTCGAACTTCCAGCCCTGCTGCGCGCGCAGCACCAGCTCGTTGGCTTGCTCGTCCAGCAGGCTGATGC is a window encoding:
- a CDS encoding peptidylprolyl isomerase, whose protein sequence is MAKEYKSPPEMVIDPAKTYTATFKTEVGDIVVDLFAKEAPITVNNFVFLARDGFYDNTTFHRVINGFMAQGGDPTGTGRGGPGYKFNDEPGALALKHDTAGILSMANAGANTNGSQFFITHGPTPHLNGKHGVFGQVHGKDSIDVLMKIPERDPMRAREPGTTINTIEITEA
- a CDS encoding putative signal transducing protein, whose translation is MSKNDHALTRRGPDQRVWYIVAHATSMIQAEIPAGLLRSAGIPVYLFREAASTAIPVSYGLLGNIDIAVPEDFYAEAMTLLEEGDVEADDALPPGDDTDP
- a CDS encoding ABC transporter permease translates to MSDSSVHRAPDALDSSHGSRRVRAARWHLLLAPAFGLALFLGWTLLAGSGLYADFIVPSPAAVADRWWQIASDGSLLRHAAVTLREVLTGLILGIFAAFTLGYLIAKSRIIAYTLTPYLVALQAIPIVAIAPLLIIWFGAGIVSKVIVCALLVFFPMLINTMLGIRNIPGELRDLMDSLEATPVQTFWHLELPAALPIMIGGLKVSATLSVIGAVVGEFVSANAGLGYLINFGRGVYDTPLVIAAVFTLTALALTLYGLAAWMEALLLGWQKVSR
- a CDS encoding ABC transporter substrate-binding protein, translating into MQMRRSRIRNRVMVLALIALIVVGLLLAAYALTQEEDAPPDQTHVTLFLSYVPSVQFAPVYIAIERGYFADEGIDIEIENSFNEADGVQRLGSNDLEFGIVSGEQVVLGRGQNLPLVYVMEWYHRFPVGIVSPVDEGITEPADLAGRIVGVPGPYGASYLGLRALLASADLTEADLGELRSIGFAAPEEICQGQVEAAAVYIANEPLTIEQECTEVNVIEVSDYTNLVANGLVTNEQTIGDNPDLVRGMVRAILRGIADTLADPDTAFQISVEKYVTDLPEDQYDTQRQVLQNSLALWQSDRPGAVDPEAWDRTQTILLDTGLLTAPLDDLSAGYNMSFLPE
- a CDS encoding ABC transporter ATP-binding protein, with protein sequence MPNDTILAAEHIHHTYASPTGDVPALDDVTLELARESFVCLVGPSGCGKSTMLRILAGLLSPTSGRVLLDDQPVTHAVRRIGVMFQKANLMPWRTVYGNLVLPLELSSLPAAEQDERAASMLDLIGLTNFADAYPAELSGGMAQRVAIGRALIYYPEVLLLDEPFGALDALTREQMSEELLRIWARHRKTVLMVTHSIPEAVLLADRVLVMSPRPGRIIADETIPLPRPRSLDLMHQPEFVALTERLRHHIRRT
- a CDS encoding pyruvate, water dikinase regulatory protein gives rise to the protein MNTPPVFIVSGGVGASGEQLVRTALAQFNSANVPIRIVPHVKTVGQLDAVVKEAMSTGGFIVHTLVDLQLRIALIEMARNRNVVAIDAIGQVLTTLAHMLGQSPLGQPGLYRQMREEQFRRIEAINFTIRHDDGLNAKELGDAEIVLLGVSRVGKTPLSMYLSTRGWKVANVPLIVDVTPPQELFEIDPRRVVGLTADPAVLLMWRLHRQSGLGLSRGSSYTDPDALQDEIDFAMRLYRQRQFSVVNVTDKPIEECSDEIIGNVTRRLNE
- a CDS encoding ATP-binding protein, which translates into the protein MNAHPASFPGDESLLLKNEQLSHELQRRIEQLAAINTVATAVSQTLDLETALDTALNAVLKVIPVQAAGISLLDEQANELVLRAQQGWKFDFVSQPMRIPLGKGMSGMVVRNDEVMITGEVSNDPRLHVPEFAQEGVQAMALVPMHARGRVVGILSVMNYASYEFGAGEIDMLRAIADQVGIALDNARQYEHAHEQSSRLGAVLHSSGDAIIATDSYGSINLVNATAEALFDISADDLIGTQLRNASLPARLREGLRRAMDLGGGGNVVFEATLEDGRFLAAIVSPVYAGQRLEKNQHAEGWVMVVRDMTFLREAEQSRINFIRAAAHDLRNPLATTVNALRMLHNDLGGLSEMHEEVIDLAQQSINRMQDLIDDLLNLERIESGVGVRSDPVDVRELVERGIVDTGPGFVERGQSLNVDVPDYLPYILGDMHWLHRALINLLSNANKYTPPSGTITVRAYAREYDVYLEVQDNGPGVSPEAQTRLFERFYRAAATSRDVKGTGLGLSIVKSVAEQHGGRVFVQSSPGQGSTFGMIFPLPPDDEIERRIKANKA